CCGAACATGACGTGGTTCATTGTCGCCAGCTGGCGGGTGATCGCCGCGTCGAGCACCGGATGGCCGTGCCCGTGCACCGCGGTCCACCACGACGCCATCGCGTCCAGCGCCCGCACCTCGCGCCCGTCGCGGTGCAGTGTCAACCACGCGCCGTGCGCACCGACGGCGACCAGCGGAGTGATGGCGGTGGGGTCGTCACCCGACTGCACGGCGGGCCCGATTCTGCTGTACGGATGCCAGATGTGAGCAGCGTCAATCGCGCTGATCTCCGCAGGCGTCAGGGCTGACACCTTCGGTAGATTATCCGTCGACCATGATGACCCTCGCCCCTCCCCGGCCGGCGTCCGTCACCGATCCGGGCCCCCTTCGGCGTGCCGCGGGCTCCCCGCCCAAGGCCCGTGACGCGGCCTTCTACCGGCACGACCTCGACGGTCTGCGCGGTATCGCGATCGCGTTGGTGGCGGTCTTCCACGTCTGGTTCGGCCGGGTGTCGGGCGGCGTCGACGTGTTCCTGGCGCTGTCCGGGTTCTTCTTCGGCAGCCGGGTGCTGCGCACCGCGATGACCCCGGGCGCATCGCTGTGGCCGGGTCCGGAGATCCTGCGACTGGTGCGCCGGCTGCTGCCCGCACTGGTGGTGGTGCTGGCGGCGTCGGCGGTGCTGACCATCCTCATCCAGCCGCAGACGCGGTGGGAGACGTTCGCCGACCAGAGCCTGGCCAGCCTCGGCTACTTCCAGAACTGGGAGCTGGCCAACACCGCCTCGGACTACCTGCGCGCCGGTGAGGCGGTCAGCCCGCTGCAGCACATCTGGTCGATGTCGGTGCAGGGGCAGTTCTACCTCGCGTTCCTGCTGCTGGTGTTCGGCTGCGCGCTGCTGTTCCGGCGCGTCCTGGGCCGGCACCAGCGGACGGCGTTCGTCGTGCTGCTGAGCGCGCTGACCATCGCGTCGTTCGTCTACGCGGTGCACGCCCACAACACCGACCAGGCCACCGCCTACTACAACACCTTCGCCCGCGCCTGGGAACTGCTGCTCGGCGCGCTGGTCGGGGCGCTGGTGGGGCACCTGCGCCTGCCGATGTGGCTGCGCACCACGTTCGCCGTGGTCGCGCTGGCGGCGATCCTGTCCTGCGGCGCGCTGATCGACGGGGTCAACGAGTTCCCCGGCCCGTGGGCGCTGGTTCCGGTCGGCGCCACCGTGCTGTTCATCCTGTCGGCGGCCAACCGGGTCGCCGACCCGCACACCGGCGGCCGGATGCCGTGGCCGAACCGGCTGCTGGCCACCCGGCCGTTCGTGGCGCTGGGCTCGATGGCCTACTCGCTGTACCTGTGGCACTGGCCGCTGCTGATCTACTGGCTGGCCTACACCGGCGAGGACCGGGTCAACTTCCTCGAAGGCGCGGTGGTGCTGCTGGTCTCGGGGGTGCTGGCCTGGCTGACCACCCGCTACATCGAGAACCCGCTGCGCTACGGCCCCGCCCCGGCGGCCGCCGACGCCGCGCCGTCGCTGCCGCTGCGCGCCCGGCTGCGCCGGCCGACCATCGCGCTCGGCTCGGTGGTCACCCTGCTCGCGGTCGCGCTCACCGCGACGTCGTTCACCTGGCGTAAGCACGTGACGATCGAGCGGGCCAACGGCAAGGAGCTGTCCGGCCTGTCGGCCCGCGACTACCCGGGTGCGCGGGCGCTGACCGAGAACGCGAAGGTGCCGAAGCTGCCGATGCGCCCGACGGTGCTCGAGGCCCGCAAGGATCTGCCCCGCACCACCGAGGACGGCTGCATCAGCGACTTCGACAACGTCGACATCATCAACTGCACCTACGGCGACGAGAACGCCGAGCGCACCATCGCGCTGGCCGGCGGCTCGCACGCCGAGCACTGGATCACCGCGCTGGATCTGCTGGGCCGCAAGTACGGCTTCAAGGTGGTCACCTACCTGAAGATGGGCTGCCCGCTGACCACCGAGCAGGTGCCGTTGGTGATGGGCAACAACCAGCCCTACCCGAAGTGCCGGGAGTGGAACGACAAGGTGATGGACAAGCTCATCGCCGACCGGCCCGACTTCGTGTTCACCACCTCGACGCGGCCGTGGAACATCAAACCCGGCGACGTGATGCCGGCCACCTACATCGGCATCTGGGAACGCTTCGAGGAGGCCGGCATCCCGGTGCTGGCCATGCGCGACACCCCGTGGCTGGTGCGCAACGGCAAGCCCTACTTCCCGGCCGACTGCATCGCCGAGGGCGGCGACGCGATCTCCTGCGGCGTCAAACGCTCCGACGTGCTGTCCGAACGCAACCCGACGCTGGACTTCGTCGACCGGTTCTCGGTGCTGCGCCCGCTGGACATGAGCGACGCGGTGTGCCGCCCGGACATCTGCCGCGCGGTGGAGGGCAACGTGCTGCTGTACCACGACGCGCACCACATCTCGACCACCTACATGCGCACCATGGCCGACGAGCTGGGCCGCCAGCTCGGCGCCGCCACCGGGTGGTGGGCTGACCGATGACCTCCGACCCGCCGACGCCGGTGCGTTCGGTGCCCAGCGTCTGGCCGGGTTCGCCCTATCCCCTGGGTGCCACCTATGACGGTGCGGGAACGAACTTCTCGGTGTTCTCCGAGGTCGCCGAGCGGGTCGAGCTGTGCCTGATCGACAGCGACGGCGCCGAGGAGCGGATCGACCTCGACGAGGTCGACGGGTACGTCTGGCACTGCTATCTGCCGACCGTCTCCCCCGGCCAGCGCTACGGCTACCGGGTGTACGGGCCGTGGGATCCGGCGGCCGGGCACCGCTGCGATCCGAGCAAGCTGCTGCTCGACCCGTACGGCA
The window above is part of the Mycolicibacterium hassiacum DSM 44199 genome. Proteins encoded here:
- a CDS encoding acyltransferase family protein translates to MMTLAPPRPASVTDPGPLRRAAGSPPKARDAAFYRHDLDGLRGIAIALVAVFHVWFGRVSGGVDVFLALSGFFFGSRVLRTAMTPGASLWPGPEILRLVRRLLPALVVVLAASAVLTILIQPQTRWETFADQSLASLGYFQNWELANTASDYLRAGEAVSPLQHIWSMSVQGQFYLAFLLLVFGCALLFRRVLGRHQRTAFVVLLSALTIASFVYAVHAHNTDQATAYYNTFARAWELLLGALVGALVGHLRLPMWLRTTFAVVALAAILSCGALIDGVNEFPGPWALVPVGATVLFILSAANRVADPHTGGRMPWPNRLLATRPFVALGSMAYSLYLWHWPLLIYWLAYTGEDRVNFLEGAVVLLVSGVLAWLTTRYIENPLRYGPAPAAADAAPSLPLRARLRRPTIALGSVVTLLAVALTATSFTWRKHVTIERANGKELSGLSARDYPGARALTENAKVPKLPMRPTVLEARKDLPRTTEDGCISDFDNVDIINCTYGDENAERTIALAGGSHAEHWITALDLLGRKYGFKVVTYLKMGCPLTTEQVPLVMGNNQPYPKCREWNDKVMDKLIADRPDFVFTTSTRPWNIKPGDVMPATYIGIWERFEEAGIPVLAMRDTPWLVRNGKPYFPADCIAEGGDAISCGVKRSDVLSERNPTLDFVDRFSVLRPLDMSDAVCRPDICRAVEGNVLLYHDAHHISTTYMRTMADELGRQLGAATGWWADR